GAGGACGGCGCCTACTTCGGGATGTTGATGATCCCGCCGGAAGAGATCGTGCGCGCCTTCCGACGCGCACGCGGGCGGACTCGCTCCACCACTTAACGGCAGTAGCCCAGAAGCTGGCACTGCTCAGTCTCGGCCTCGTTGAACTTCTCGAGTAAAGAGCGGGGATCGCCGTTGTCACGCAGTTGATTCAGATCCAATTTGAGTTTTCCCGTCGCATCGTACTGACTGGCGAAGGTCCCCATATCCGTCAGGTCGAGAATCCAGTCGCTCAGCCGCCCCAGAACGTAATTTCCGAACTGGAAGGCCTCGAACTCATTCGCCAGCGTCAGAAAGTCGCAAAACGAACGGATGTCCGTCGTTTGCGCCGTAAACGCCGCCCGGTAGGAGCGCGCCGCCGGCGATGAGGCCCACGCGGGCGAGAACGCGAGCTGCAGCTGCGCCGAATGCCGGGTTTCGTGAATCAACAGCGCGAGCGCGGCGGACTTTTCCATCTTCGCCAGCACATCGGGATTCAGGATGACCTTGCCCGCCCCGGGACTTTTCAAATCGAAATCAAAGTAGGCCGCGCGGCCCGGAATTCTCTGGGCGTCGAAGATCAACTCGGGGGCGGTGATCCCCATCAGGCGGACCTCCAAATCGAAGATCCGACGCAGATGCGGGAGCTGCTCGTCGAAGCTCAGCGTTTCCCAGGTCTTCAGAGCCTCCCGGAGCGTCGGATCGCCCGCGATGGCCGCAACGAGCGCGTCGCGCAGAAGCCGGGTCTCGTCCTCAAGGTTGCGCACGAAGGACTGCGCTTCGGGCTGAAGGACGAAGGCCTCCGGGTGACGACGCTGGACGGACTCGTTGGCGAAGAAAGGCGAGTCCGCCGCGAAGCTGGGCGTGGTCAGGGCAAAGAGAAAAACGAAAAGGACCTTTTTTAAACCGTGCATGAGAGAACTCCATTGAGATTTTGCCGTCCCCACGCCGCGGGATCGCGAAGGATCGCCCGCCCGACGGCCGCGAGGTTGACGTATTTTTCATTCAAGATGTGGTCGACGTAGTCGGCGCTTTCGATGCCGCCAACACCGATCACGGGAATCGAGACGTGCGCTTTCAAAAAAGCCGCATCATCCACGAGGTAACCTTCGGCCTCACGGTGTGCGGGACGTCTCCATCCCCCCAGTCCCGACGAGACATCGAGTAGATCGATGCCCAAAACCTCGAGCTGCCGCGCGACCCACGCCATCTCGACGGGTTCGAGGCCTCCCGGAAGATGATCCTGCGCGGGCAACCGCACAGCGAGCAAAAGACCGGGCACTTCACGCTTCAGACGAGCGACAAGATCCAGAAGGAGTCGGTTTCGTCCCTCGATGCCGCCGCCGTAGGCATCGTCACGCCGATTGGTGAGCGGCGAGAGCCATTGATTCAGACCGTAACCGTGGGCCGCGTGCAGCTCGACGATATCGAAGCCCGCGGCTTCGGCCCGACGTGCGGCCTCGAGAAACCAATCCGACCAGTTTTGGATGTCTTGCGCGTTCATCGGCGTCGGCGTCTCAAGTTCGCGCCCTTTCACGGGCACCGGAATCGCGCTCGGTCCCATCAAAGGATGTCCCGTCAAAGCGGAGGTCGTCTTGCCGCCCACATGCACGAGCTGCAAACCCGCGAGCGCGCCCGCCGCGTGCAGACTCTCGGCGATCCGCGTGAGGCCCGGCACCTGCGCGGAAGAATGCGCACCCAGCTGCCGCGGTTCGCCCTTTCCCGTGGGGTGCACGTAGCTGTACTCCACAAAGATCAGCCCCGCTCCCGCCTCCCCTAGTCGCGCGTAGTGCGCCCAGGTTTCGGGAGTCGCGAAGCCGTCCGCGTCCGCGGTTTGCGAGGCCATGGGCGGAATCACGATCCGATTCCGCGCAGTCTT
The Pseudobdellovibrionaceae bacterium DNA segment above includes these coding regions:
- a CDS encoding NADH:flavin oxidoreductase produces the protein MTQPRLRPLHFRNGKTARNRIVIPPMASQTADADGFATPETWAHYARLGEAGAGLIFVEYSYVHPTGKGEPRQLGAHSSAQVPGLTRIAESLHAAGALAGLQLVHVGGKTTSALTGHPLMGPSAIPVPVKGRELETPTPMNAQDIQNWSDWFLEAARRAEAAGFDIVELHAAHGYGLNQWLSPLTNRRDDAYGGGIEGRNRLLLDLVARLKREVPGLLLAVRLPAQDHLPGGLEPVEMAWVARQLEVLGIDLLDVSSGLGGWRRPAHREAEGYLVDDAAFLKAHVSIPVIGVGGIESADYVDHILNEKYVNLAAVGRAILRDPAAWGRQNLNGVLSCTV